Proteins from a single region of Catenulispora acidiphila DSM 44928:
- a CDS encoding NAD(P) transhydrogenase subunit alpha — protein sequence MSSTAWLTVFVLAVFLGFEVISKVSSILHTPLMSGANAVHGVILVGAIIATGSTTDNLQLAIGLLAIVMATVNMVGGFAVTDRMLGMFAKPRRAPGDPGSSGASGGSGAPGASGAPAGAATPPASSGEAGK from the coding sequence ATGAGTTCCACCGCGTGGTTGACGGTCTTCGTACTGGCCGTCTTCCTCGGCTTCGAGGTCATCTCGAAGGTCTCCTCCATCCTGCACACCCCCTTGATGTCCGGCGCCAACGCGGTGCACGGCGTGATCCTGGTCGGCGCGATCATCGCCACCGGTTCGACGACCGACAACCTGCAGCTGGCCATCGGACTGCTGGCGATCGTCATGGCCACGGTCAACATGGTCGGCGGATTCGCGGTCACCGACCGGATGCTGGGGATGTTCGCGAAACCCAGGCGGGCACCGGGTGATCCCGGGTCTTCAGGAGCTTCCGGTGGTTCGGGAGCTCCTGGTGCGTCCGGCGCTCCCGCCGGCGCGGCCACGCCTCCCGCCTCCTCCGGGGAGGCGGGCAAGTGA